In Ruminiclostridium papyrosolvens DSM 2782, the following proteins share a genomic window:
- a CDS encoding ABC transporter permease produces the protein MENIKNYRKMTAGQFLEKFATLIGLFLVILIFALLKPKFLDVNNVFNLLRQASINGLLALGMTFVVLTGGIDLSVGSILGASGIFAALVAQNHSIPWFVAVLVGLGVGFILGSLNGIVISWLKVPAFVATLGMLSVARGITYLASNAQPVPGLSEGFLKIGGGNVGIIPIPVIILVVVFIICSILIYKAKYGRYIFGVGGNAKAARLSGINVKKIKWSAYMIAGVLAGLAGVVLTSRVSSGLAMAGQNYETDAIAAVVMGGTSLAGGKGRLWGTLVGVLIIAALNNGLDMMAVSSYWQLIIKGLIIIAAVMMDSLNSSND, from the coding sequence ATGGAGAATATAAAAAATTACAGAAAAATGACTGCAGGTCAGTTTTTAGAGAAGTTTGCAACATTGATTGGACTGTTTTTGGTTATATTGATTTTTGCTTTACTAAAACCCAAATTCCTTGATGTAAATAACGTTTTTAACCTGTTACGGCAGGCATCCATTAATGGGTTACTTGCCCTTGGTATGACCTTTGTAGTATTAACCGGAGGAATTGATCTTTCTGTTGGCTCAATTTTGGGCGCATCAGGAATATTTGCCGCACTAGTTGCTCAAAATCATAGTATTCCTTGGTTTGTAGCAGTTTTGGTTGGCTTGGGCGTAGGTTTTATACTTGGAAGTTTGAACGGAATAGTAATCTCTTGGCTTAAAGTTCCGGCATTTGTGGCAACGTTGGGTATGTTAAGTGTCGCCAGAGGAATTACTTATCTGGCCAGCAATGCACAACCGGTACCGGGATTAAGTGAAGGGTTTCTGAAAATTGGCGGCGGTAATGTTGGAATTATACCAATCCCAGTTATTATCCTTGTAGTAGTATTTATTATTTGCAGTATTCTTATATACAAGGCTAAATACGGAAGGTACATTTTTGGAGTAGGCGGAAATGCCAAAGCAGCTCGTCTTTCAGGTATTAACGTCAAGAAGATAAAATGGTCGGCATATATGATAGCAGGGGTTTTGGCAGGACTGGCAGGGGTAGTATTGACCTCCCGTGTGTCTTCCGGCTTGGCGATGGCAGGACAAAACTATGAGACTGATGCTATTGCAGCTGTTGTAATGGGAGGAACCAGTTTGGCAGGCGGTAAGGGCAGATTGTGGGGAACTCTTGTGGGTGTTCTTATAATAGCAGCTCTGAATAATGGTTTGGATATGATGGCAGTATCCTCCTACTGGCAGTTAATTATTAAAGGTTTGATAATTATTGCCGCTGTTATGATGGATAGTCTGAACAGTTCTAATGATTAA